The Hemicordylus capensis ecotype Gifberg chromosome 6, rHemCap1.1.pri, whole genome shotgun sequence genome window below encodes:
- the INO80C gene encoding INO80 complex subunit C isoform X1, with translation MADLIPTAFSPATALAPTALSAPGAGTAAARGKKRSSSPGNGSCAKKKRLVTLGGGGGNSSSSSSSVGGNCFQNTNAETVSENKTVSIDPSTGLADPSGKSLPFKAPSFTHSGIGGVAAGKKNRTWKNLKQILASEKALPWQLNDPSYFSIDAPLSCKPAKKYSDISGLPANYTDPQSKLRFSTIEEFAYIRMLPSDVVTGYLTLRKATAVVP, from the exons ATGGCGGACTTAATCCCCACTGCCTTTTCTCCTGCAACAGCGTTAGCGCCAACGGCGCTTTCTGCACCAGGAGCAGGAACTGCAGCGGCTCGGGGTAAAAAGCGTTCCTCCAGCCCTGGCAACGGTAGCTGCGCTAAGAAGAAACGATTGGTGACactgggtggcggcggcggcaacagcagcagcagcagtagcagtgttGGTGGGAATTGCTTTCAG AATACCAATGCAGAGACTGTGAGCGAAAATAAAACTGTGTCCATAGATCCCAGCACAGGACTAGCAGACCCTTCTGGCAAATCACTGCCTTTTAAGGCTCCAAGCTTTACT CACTCTGGCATTGGTGGAGTTGCAGCTGGCAAGAAGAACAGAACCTGGAAGAACCTGAAACAAATCCTTGCATCAGAAAAGGCATTGCCATGGCAACTAAATGATCCAAGCT ACTTCAGTATTgatgctcctctttcctgtaagCCAGCCAAGAAATACTCTGACATTTCAGGACTTCCT GCAAACTATACCGACCCGCAGAGCAAGCTCCGATTTAGTACCATTGAGGAATTTGCCTATATTCGGATGCTTCCTTCAGATGTTGTTACAGGCTACCTTACTCTAAGGAAAGCAACAGCTGTTGTTCCCTGA
- the INO80C gene encoding INO80 complex subunit C isoform X3 — translation MNTNAETVSENKTVSIDPSTGLADPSGKSLPFKAPSFTHSGIGGVAAGKKNRTWKNLKQILASEKALPWQLNDPSYFSIDAPLSCKPAKKYSDISGLPANYTDPQSKLRFSTIEEFAYIRMLPSDVVTGYLTLRKATAVVP, via the exons ATG AATACCAATGCAGAGACTGTGAGCGAAAATAAAACTGTGTCCATAGATCCCAGCACAGGACTAGCAGACCCTTCTGGCAAATCACTGCCTTTTAAGGCTCCAAGCTTTACT CACTCTGGCATTGGTGGAGTTGCAGCTGGCAAGAAGAACAGAACCTGGAAGAACCTGAAACAAATCCTTGCATCAGAAAAGGCATTGCCATGGCAACTAAATGATCCAAGCT ACTTCAGTATTgatgctcctctttcctgtaagCCAGCCAAGAAATACTCTGACATTTCAGGACTTCCT GCAAACTATACCGACCCGCAGAGCAAGCTCCGATTTAGTACCATTGAGGAATTTGCCTATATTCGGATGCTTCCTTCAGATGTTGTTACAGGCTACCTTACTCTAAGGAAAGCAACAGCTGTTGTTCCCTGA
- the INO80C gene encoding INO80 complex subunit C isoform X2, whose product MADLIPTAFSPATALAPTALSAPGAGTAAARGKKRSSSPGNGSCAKKKRLVTLGGGGGNSSSSSSSVGGNCFQHSGIGGVAAGKKNRTWKNLKQILASEKALPWQLNDPSYFSIDAPLSCKPAKKYSDISGLPANYTDPQSKLRFSTIEEFAYIRMLPSDVVTGYLTLRKATAVVP is encoded by the exons ATGGCGGACTTAATCCCCACTGCCTTTTCTCCTGCAACAGCGTTAGCGCCAACGGCGCTTTCTGCACCAGGAGCAGGAACTGCAGCGGCTCGGGGTAAAAAGCGTTCCTCCAGCCCTGGCAACGGTAGCTGCGCTAAGAAGAAACGATTGGTGACactgggtggcggcggcggcaacagcagcagcagcagtagcagtgttGGTGGGAATTGCTTTCAG CACTCTGGCATTGGTGGAGTTGCAGCTGGCAAGAAGAACAGAACCTGGAAGAACCTGAAACAAATCCTTGCATCAGAAAAGGCATTGCCATGGCAACTAAATGATCCAAGCT ACTTCAGTATTgatgctcctctttcctgtaagCCAGCCAAGAAATACTCTGACATTTCAGGACTTCCT GCAAACTATACCGACCCGCAGAGCAAGCTCCGATTTAGTACCATTGAGGAATTTGCCTATATTCGGATGCTTCCTTCAGATGTTGTTACAGGCTACCTTACTCTAAGGAAAGCAACAGCTGTTGTTCCCTGA